In Miscanthus floridulus cultivar M001 chromosome 5, ASM1932011v1, whole genome shotgun sequence, one genomic interval encodes:
- the LOC136453415 gene encoding ABSCISIC ACID-INSENSITIVE 5-like protein 2 isoform X1 has protein sequence MGSQTMASQARGGGGGVGGSGGAGAAQHGQMQSLARQGSLYNLTLDEVQSHLGEPLHSMNLEELLKSVFPDGLDPDGGTTSQYEQSSGLLRQGSITMPPELSKRTVDEVWKGIQDAPKRNAGEGGWRRRERERERQPTLGEMTLEDFLVKAGVVTEGYLKDLNDVGNVEQVGSAGAAGLTAGAQWLDHYQQRITAIKPHQHGQHSLPGAYMPGRLALQPLNVGPGAILESYSDGHITSPMMGALSDSPTPGRKRDSPGDVADKLMERRQKRMIKNRESAARSRARKQAYTNELENKVSRLEEENEKLKKQKELEKILFSAPLPEPKYQLRRTGSATF, from the exons ATGGGGAGTCAGACAATGGCATCACAGGCTAGGGGAGGTGGAGGAGGCGTGGGTGGCAGTGGCGGTGCCGGCGCAGCGCAACACGGGCAGATGCAGAGCCTGGCAAGACAAGGGTCTCTGTATAACCTCACCCTTGATGAGGTGCAGAGCCATTTGGGAGAACCCCTACACAGCATGAACCTTGAGGAACTGCTGAAGAGTGTCTTTCCTGATGGCCTGGACCCTGATGGTGGCACTACCAGCCAGTATGAGCAGAGTTCCGGCCTCTTGCGACAGGGGAGCATCACGATGCCGCCTGAGCTCAGCAAGAGGACTGTGGACGAGGTGTGGAAGGGCATCCAGGATGCGCCAAAGAGAAATGCTGGGGAGGGTGGTTGGCGgaggcgggagcgggagcgggagcggcaGCCGACACTTGGGGAGATGACGCTTGAGGATTTCTTGGTGAAAGCTGGGGTTGTCACCGAAGGATATCTGAAGGACTTGAATGACGTAGGCAATGTGGAGCAGGTTGGTAGCGCTGGGGCTGCGGGTTTGACCGCTGGGGCACAATGGTTAGACCACTATCAGCAGCGGATTACAGCTATCAAGCCCCATCAGCACGGGCAACATAGTTTGCCAGGTGCTTACATGCCGGGTCGGTTAGCCCTTCAGCCTCTGAATGTTGGGCCAGGTGCTATTCTGGAGTCATACTCTGATGGCCACATTACTTCACCAATGATGGGTGCACTTTCTGATTCTCCGACACCTGGTAGAAAGCGTGATTCCCCAGGAGATGTGGCAGATAAGTTGATGGAGAGAAGGCAGAAGAGGATGATCAAAAATAGGGAGTCAGCTGCTCGTTCAAGGGCTAGGAAGCAG GCCTACACTAATGAACTGGAAAACAAGGTATCTCGATtagaagaggagaatgagaagctaaagaagcAAAAG gagttggaaaagatactTTTCTCTGCGCCTCTTCCGGAGCCCAAGTACCAACTCAGGAGAACAGGCTCAGCGACTTTCTGA
- the LOC136453415 gene encoding ABSCISIC ACID-INSENSITIVE 5-like protein 2 isoform X2, whose product MGSQTMASQARGGGGGVGGSGGAGAAQHGQMQSLARQGSLYNLTLDEVQSHLGEPLHSMNLEELLKSVFPDGLDPDGGTTSQYEQSSGLLRQGSITMPPELSKRTVDEVWKGIQDAPKRNAGEGGWRRRERERERQPTLGEMTLEDFLVKAGVVTEGYLKDLNDVGNVEQVGSAGAAGLTAGAQWLDHYQQRITAIKPHQHGQHSLPGAYMPGRLALQPLNVGPGAILESYSDGHITSPMMGALSDSPTPGRKRDSPGDVADKLMERRQKRMIKNRESAARSRARKQVAIYASCLSMF is encoded by the coding sequence ATGGGGAGTCAGACAATGGCATCACAGGCTAGGGGAGGTGGAGGAGGCGTGGGTGGCAGTGGCGGTGCCGGCGCAGCGCAACACGGGCAGATGCAGAGCCTGGCAAGACAAGGGTCTCTGTATAACCTCACCCTTGATGAGGTGCAGAGCCATTTGGGAGAACCCCTACACAGCATGAACCTTGAGGAACTGCTGAAGAGTGTCTTTCCTGATGGCCTGGACCCTGATGGTGGCACTACCAGCCAGTATGAGCAGAGTTCCGGCCTCTTGCGACAGGGGAGCATCACGATGCCGCCTGAGCTCAGCAAGAGGACTGTGGACGAGGTGTGGAAGGGCATCCAGGATGCGCCAAAGAGAAATGCTGGGGAGGGTGGTTGGCGgaggcgggagcgggagcgggagcggcaGCCGACACTTGGGGAGATGACGCTTGAGGATTTCTTGGTGAAAGCTGGGGTTGTCACCGAAGGATATCTGAAGGACTTGAATGACGTAGGCAATGTGGAGCAGGTTGGTAGCGCTGGGGCTGCGGGTTTGACCGCTGGGGCACAATGGTTAGACCACTATCAGCAGCGGATTACAGCTATCAAGCCCCATCAGCACGGGCAACATAGTTTGCCAGGTGCTTACATGCCGGGTCGGTTAGCCCTTCAGCCTCTGAATGTTGGGCCAGGTGCTATTCTGGAGTCATACTCTGATGGCCACATTACTTCACCAATGATGGGTGCACTTTCTGATTCTCCGACACCTGGTAGAAAGCGTGATTCCCCAGGAGATGTGGCAGATAAGTTGATGGAGAGAAGGCAGAAGAGGATGATCAAAAATAGGGAGTCAGCTGCTCGTTCAAGGGCTAGGAAGCAGGTTGCAATATATGCTTCCTGCCTTTCTATGTTTTAG
- the LOC136450652 gene encoding protein RETICULATA-RELATED 3, chloroplastic-like, with translation MASTAFAAAKFFPAHLDSSPRIAPHRAAPTANLTFSPLSANSSSLLRLRSPCPSGPGGRLPPPPPPRSYSGSGDAADSGGSGDGGRRGGILGLFLAGWAARVAADPQFPFKVLMEELVGVTACVLGDMASRPNFGLNELDFVFSTLVVGSILNFVLMYLLAPTAGVAAAASSAAKALPSHMFEPGAYSLGSRVATIMSKGATFAVVGFAAGLAGTAISNGLIAMRKRMDPAFETPNKAPPTLLNAATWALHMGVSSNLRYQTLNGVEYLLGKVTPAPVFKVSVVALRCMNNVLGGMSFVLLARFTGAQKSDKPATVAEEKERLIAVGNAAADAINEARDGEGK, from the coding sequence ATGGCCTCCACGGCGTTCGCCGCCGCCAAGTTCTTCCCCGCCCACCTCGACTCCTCCCCGCGGATCGCTCCCCACCGCGCCGCGCCCACCGCGAATCTCACCTTCTCACCGCTTTCCGCCAACTCCTCGTCCCTGCTCCGCCTCCGGTCCCCCTGCCCGTCCGGCCCGGGGGGTAggctgcccccgcccccgccgccgcgatCGTACAGCGGATCTGGCGACGCCGCGGACTCCGGTggcagcggcgacggcggccgccgCGGGGGCATCCTCGGGCTCTTCCTCGCCGGGTGGGCCGCCCGCGTCGCCGCGGACCCACAGTTCCCTTTCAAGGTGCTCATGGAGGAGCTCGTCGGCGTCACCGCCTGCGTGCTCGGCGACATGGCCTCCCGCCCCAACTTCGGCCTCAACGAGCTCGACTTCGTCTTCTCCACCCTCGTCGTCGGATCCATCCTCAACTTCGTCCTCATGTACCTCCTcgcccccaccgccggcgtcgccgccgccgcctcatccGCCGCCAAAGCGCTCCCCAGCCATATGTTCGAGCCAGGCGCGTACTCGCTCGGCTCCCGCGTCGCCACGATCATGTCCAAGGGCGCCACCTTCGCGGTGGTCGGGTTCGCGGCCGGTCTCGCCGGGACCGCGATCTCCAACGGGCTTATCGCGATGCGGAAGCGCATGGATCCGGCGTTCGAGACGCCCAACAAGGCGCCGCCCACGCTGCTCAACGCGGCCACCTGGGCGCTCCACATGGGTGTCAGCAGCAACTTGCGGTACCAGACGCTGAATGGGGTCGAGTACCTGCTCGGCAAGGTCACACCGGCGCCGGTGTTCAAGGTGTCCGTTGTTGCTCTCCGCTGCATGAACAACGTGCTTGGTGGGATGTCCTTCGTGCTGCTTGCCAGGTTTACCGGGGCGCAAAAATCAGATAAGCCGGCCACGGTTGCGGAAGAGAAGGAGAGGTTGATAGCTGTGGGCAATGCCGCAGCAGATGCCATCAATGAGGCAAGGGATGGAGAGGGTAAGTAA